In one window of Dyella thiooxydans DNA:
- a CDS encoding PA4780 family RIO1-like protein kinase codes for MKIPHGLQPLIEDGVIDEVLRPLKSGKEASVYVVRCGEAIRCAKVYKDMGQRSFQQRVQYQEGRKVRGSREARAMGKSTKFGRREAEAAWKNAEVDALYLLHDAGLRVPRPHGYFSGVLLMEMVADEDGQPAPRLGEVDLAPDTARAWHRALMQQVARMLGLGLIHGDLSEYNVLVGADGPVIIDLPQAVSAAGNNNARFMLRRDVGNLTISLARFAPELLDTHYAEEMWALFEQSGLQADTPLTGEFAFDEREADVDSVMQSIIDAREEALIREQGRLAAREG; via the coding sequence ATGAAGATTCCCCACGGCCTGCAGCCGCTGATCGAAGACGGCGTGATCGACGAGGTGCTGCGGCCGCTCAAGAGCGGCAAGGAGGCCTCCGTCTACGTGGTTCGCTGTGGCGAGGCGATCCGCTGCGCCAAGGTCTACAAGGACATGGGCCAGCGCAGCTTCCAGCAGCGTGTCCAGTACCAGGAAGGCCGCAAGGTGCGCGGCAGCCGCGAGGCCCGGGCAATGGGCAAGTCGACCAAGTTCGGCCGGCGCGAGGCCGAGGCGGCGTGGAAGAACGCCGAGGTCGACGCGCTGTACCTGCTGCACGATGCCGGGTTGCGGGTTCCGCGGCCGCACGGCTACTTCAGTGGCGTACTGCTGATGGAGATGGTGGCCGACGAGGACGGCCAGCCGGCACCGCGGCTGGGCGAGGTCGACCTGGCTCCGGACACCGCGCGCGCCTGGCACCGCGCCCTGATGCAGCAGGTCGCGCGGATGCTCGGCCTGGGCCTGATCCATGGCGACCTGTCCGAATACAACGTGCTGGTGGGCGCGGACGGACCGGTGATCATCGACCTGCCGCAGGCGGTCAGCGCGGCAGGCAACAACAACGCCCGCTTCATGCTTCGCCGCGACGTCGGCAACCTCACCATCAGCCTGGCGCGGTTCGCGCCGGAGCTGCTGGACACGCACTACGCGGAAGAAATGTGGGCGCTGTTCGAGCAGAGCGGGCTGCAGGCGGACACCCCGCTGACCGGCGAGTTCGCGTTCGACGAGCGGGAGGCGGACGTGGACAGCGTGATGCAGTCGATCATCGACGCCCGCGAGGAGGCGTTGATCCGCGAGCAGGGGCGGCTGGCGGCGCGGGAGGGCTGA
- a CDS encoding alpha/beta hydrolase: MRYVRRCLALFWLAALGTGAARAAGPSPSLDTQRFMLPGGALAPGGFHVRVFLPPGYAQGRARYPVLYANDGQDMDAVAMRATLARLEGTHAIAPVIVVAVDALPDRLAQYGLFDRGRHRPIVGGSPVGPIGRNAAAYAQWFIGTLLPYVDAHYRTEPTPRGRAVLGWSLGGLGAFGLGWNAPDRFGTVGAFSPSFWVAADRGSADAVQRSRLALRMVDRGPPRPGLRLWLSVGTGEETADRDHDGVIDAVDDVQDLVNGWRAPDGHTLRGLRQLGDRVFEGGPADPPRRGQVALEVVPGAHHDQPAWAAVLPDFLRWAFPPRG; the protein is encoded by the coding sequence ATGCGGTACGTTCGTCGTTGTCTTGCGCTGTTCTGGCTGGCCGCCCTGGGCACGGGGGCGGCGCGGGCGGCAGGCCCATCGCCGAGCCTCGACACGCAGCGGTTCATGCTCCCCGGAGGCGCGCTGGCGCCGGGCGGTTTCCATGTGCGCGTGTTCCTGCCGCCGGGTTACGCCCAGGGCAGGGCGCGCTACCCGGTGCTGTACGCCAACGACGGGCAGGACATGGACGCGGTGGCGATGCGCGCCACGCTGGCCCGGCTGGAAGGCACGCATGCCATCGCGCCGGTGATCGTGGTCGCCGTCGATGCGCTGCCGGACCGGCTTGCGCAATACGGCCTGTTCGACCGCGGTCGCCACCGACCGATCGTCGGCGGCTCGCCGGTCGGACCCATCGGTAGGAACGCGGCCGCCTACGCGCAATGGTTCATCGGCACGCTGCTGCCTTACGTCGACGCCCACTACCGCACCGAACCCACGCCGCGCGGGCGCGCCGTGCTGGGCTGGTCGCTCGGCGGCCTGGGTGCCTTCGGCCTGGGCTGGAACGCGCCGGACCGGTTCGGCACGGTCGGCGCTTTCTCGCCCTCGTTCTGGGTGGCGGCCGACCGCGGCAGTGCCGATGCCGTGCAGCGCTCACGGCTGGCGCTGCGCATGGTCGATCGCGGTCCCCCACGACCGGGCCTGCGGCTGTGGCTGTCGGTCGGCACCGGCGAGGAGACTGCCGACCGCGACCACGACGGCGTGATCGACGCGGTGGACGACGTGCAGGACCTGGTGAACGGCTGGCGTGCCCCGGATGGCCACACACTTCGCGGCCTGCGCCAGCTCGGCGATCGCGTCTTCGAGGGCGGCCCCGCCGATCCGCCGCGCCGGGGTCAGGTCGCGCTGGAGGTGGTGCCCGGTGCGCACCACGACCAGCCGGCCTGGGCGGCCGTGCTGCCGGACTTCCTGCGCTGGGCATTCCCGCCGCGCGGCTGA
- a CDS encoding LLM class flavin-dependent oxidoreductase, producing the protein MIPFSILDLAPVTEGSDASRSFRNSLDLARLGERLGYRRYWLAEHHNMPGIASAATAVLIGHIAGGTSTIRVGAGGIMLPNHSPLQVAEQFGTLAALYPGRIDLGLGRAPGTDQATARALRRYFERADTFPDDVVELLGYFEPAAPGQPVRAVPGAGLDVPVWLLGSSLFGARLAAQLGLPYAFASHFAPDAMDQALAIYRRDFRPSARLAAPYAILAANVVVADTDAEARRLFTTQQQAFVNLRRGRPGLIPPPLDDIEAFWTPAEKLGVEHALACAVVGDPATAEAGLRAFIERHRPDELMITANVFDHAARLRSFELAAGVRDALVATA; encoded by the coding sequence ATGATCCCCTTTTCGATCCTTGATCTGGCACCCGTCACCGAAGGCAGCGACGCGTCCCGGTCCTTCCGCAACAGCCTCGATCTGGCCCGGCTCGGCGAGCGCCTGGGTTACCGGCGCTACTGGCTGGCCGAGCACCACAATATGCCTGGTATCGCCAGCGCTGCCACTGCCGTGCTGATCGGTCATATCGCCGGCGGCACCTCGACCATCCGCGTCGGTGCCGGCGGCATCATGCTGCCGAACCATTCGCCGCTGCAGGTGGCCGAGCAGTTCGGCACCCTGGCCGCCCTGTATCCGGGCCGGATCGACCTGGGCCTGGGCCGGGCGCCCGGCACCGACCAGGCCACGGCGCGTGCGCTGCGCCGCTACTTCGAGCGGGCCGACACCTTCCCGGACGATGTGGTCGAACTGCTCGGCTATTTCGAACCGGCCGCGCCGGGCCAGCCGGTGCGGGCCGTGCCAGGTGCCGGGCTGGACGTGCCGGTGTGGCTGCTCGGCTCCAGCCTGTTCGGCGCGCGGCTGGCGGCGCAGCTGGGCCTGCCGTACGCGTTCGCCTCGCACTTCGCGCCGGATGCAATGGACCAGGCGCTGGCGATCTACCGCCGCGATTTCCGCCCCTCGGCACGACTGGCCGCGCCCTACGCGATCCTCGCCGCCAACGTGGTGGTAGCCGACACCGACGCCGAGGCGCGGCGGCTGTTCACCACCCAGCAGCAGGCCTTCGTCAACCTGCGGCGGGGGCGGCCTGGGCTGATTCCGCCGCCGCTGGACGACATCGAGGCGTTCTGGACCCCGGCCGAAAAGCTAGGCGTCGAGCATGCGCTGGCCTGTGCCGTGGTAGGTGATCCGGCCACCGCCGAGGCCGGCCTCCGCGCCTTCATCGAGCGGCACCGCCCGGACGAGCTGATGATCACCGCCAACGTCTTCGACCATGCCGCGCGGCTGCGCTCGTTCGAGCTGGCCGCCGGGGTTCGCGACGCGCTCGTCGCGACCGCATGA
- a CDS encoding YaeQ family protein — protein sequence MAPNATIYKAELQVSDMDRHYYATHTLTLACHPSETAERLMVRLLAFALYADERLEFGKGLSNEEEPDLWRRNYAGEIELLIELGQPDESRIRKACARARQVVVVNYGGHAADVWWDKVAGSLARYRNLTVLDIPEATVRQLAELLERSMRLQVLVQDGELQLMDGSRSVSVHARRRMGSD from the coding sequence ATGGCCCCCAACGCCACCATCTACAAGGCCGAACTGCAGGTCAGCGACATGGACCGGCACTACTACGCCACCCATACGCTCACCCTGGCCTGCCATCCCTCGGAAACCGCGGAACGGCTGATGGTGCGGCTGCTCGCCTTCGCCCTGTACGCCGACGAGCGGCTGGAATTCGGCAAGGGCCTGAGCAACGAGGAGGAACCCGACCTCTGGCGCAGGAACTATGCCGGCGAGATCGAGCTGCTGATCGAGCTGGGCCAGCCGGACGAATCGCGCATCCGCAAAGCCTGCGCCCGCGCCCGGCAGGTGGTGGTGGTCAACTACGGCGGCCATGCGGCCGACGTGTGGTGGGACAAGGTCGCCGGCAGCCTTGCGCGGTACCGCAACCTCACCGTGCTGGACATCCCCGAGGCCACCGTGCGGCAACTGGCGGAACTGCTCGAGCGCAGCATGCGCCTGCAGGTGCTGGTACAGGACGGCGAGCTGCAGCTGATGGACGGCAGTCGCAGCGTCAGCGTGCACGCCCGCCGGCGCATGGGGTCGGACTGA
- a CDS encoding OPT family oligopeptide transporter: MSQPKAPGLEPRTELTVRGLIIGVVITVVFTAANVFFGLKAGLTFSTSIPAAVISMALLKGFKDSTIQENNVVQTIASAAGTLSSIIFVLPGMIIIGWWTGFPFWLSFAICALGGVLGVMYSIPLRRALVTGSDLPYPEGVACAEVLKVGAGDDSTDTPTEDSRSGLLAVLWGSIVSAVFAVVVATQIFASDVVKYFKVNDRGGVTGFDFGLSFALFAIGHLVGISVGIAMLVGALIGWGWGVPHYAALAGGTGAIADLAQATWSHKVRYVGAGAIAVSAIWTLAKLVKPVASGLAGAMAANRVRKAGQADTLPRTERDMPIGLVGLVTLACFVPIAWLLGHFANVSGLGNAVAMLAIGGVAFVVLMGFFVSTVCGYMAGLIGSSNSPLSGVGILVVICASLLLAAFVQPHLAPDTGKALVAFSLFVTAVVFTVAAIANNNLQDLKTGQLVDATPWKQQAALIVGVIAGAAVIPPVLDLVNQAYGFLGAPGVNPANALPAPQAGLISALAQGVIQGNIDWSLIWTGAGIGAAIILIDEVLARVSRFRLPPLAVGLGIYLPTVSTLMVVVGSVVGWVYDRQADKGPRAEPVKQLGVLLASGLIVGESIIGVVIAAIKAFAEKLGLNKDAPLALVGGGFDDYAVWLGGGAFAIVVFVLYRWVARMGRAGA; encoded by the coding sequence GTGAGCCAACCCAAAGCGCCGGGCCTGGAGCCGCGCACCGAACTGACCGTACGCGGCCTGATCATCGGCGTGGTGATCACCGTCGTGTTCACTGCCGCCAATGTGTTCTTCGGCCTGAAGGCCGGCCTCACGTTCTCCACTTCGATTCCCGCGGCGGTGATCTCGATGGCCCTGCTGAAGGGCTTCAAGGATTCCACCATCCAGGAAAACAACGTCGTGCAGACGATCGCCTCGGCGGCCGGCACGCTGTCGTCGATCATCTTCGTGCTGCCCGGCATGATCATCATCGGCTGGTGGACCGGTTTCCCGTTCTGGCTGTCGTTCGCCATCTGCGCGCTGGGCGGCGTGCTCGGCGTGATGTATTCGATCCCGCTGCGCCGCGCGCTGGTGACCGGCTCGGACCTGCCGTATCCGGAGGGCGTGGCCTGCGCCGAGGTGCTGAAGGTCGGCGCCGGCGACGACAGCACCGACACGCCCACCGAGGACAGCCGTTCGGGCCTGCTCGCCGTGCTGTGGGGTTCGATCGTCTCGGCGGTGTTCGCGGTGGTGGTGGCCACGCAGATCTTCGCCTCCGACGTGGTCAAGTACTTCAAGGTCAACGACCGCGGCGGCGTCACCGGCTTCGACTTCGGGCTGTCGTTCGCGCTGTTCGCGATCGGCCACCTGGTCGGCATCTCGGTCGGCATCGCGATGCTGGTCGGTGCGCTGATCGGCTGGGGCTGGGGTGTGCCGCACTACGCCGCGCTGGCCGGCGGCACCGGCGCCATCGCCGACCTGGCCCAGGCCACCTGGAGCCACAAGGTGCGCTACGTCGGCGCCGGCGCCATCGCGGTGTCGGCGATCTGGACCCTGGCCAAGCTGGTCAAGCCGGTTGCCAGCGGCCTGGCCGGCGCGATGGCCGCCAATCGCGTGCGCAAGGCCGGGCAGGCCGACACGCTGCCGCGCACCGAGCGCGACATGCCGATCGGTCTGGTTGGCCTGGTCACGCTGGCCTGCTTCGTGCCGATCGCCTGGCTGCTCGGCCATTTCGCCAATGTCAGCGGGCTGGGCAATGCGGTGGCGATGCTGGCGATCGGCGGCGTGGCGTTCGTGGTGCTGATGGGCTTCTTCGTCTCCACCGTGTGCGGCTATATGGCCGGCCTGATCGGCTCGTCCAACAGCCCGCTGTCGGGCGTGGGCATCCTGGTGGTGATCTGCGCCTCGCTGCTGCTGGCGGCGTTCGTGCAGCCGCACCTGGCGCCGGATACCGGCAAGGCGCTGGTGGCGTTCTCGCTGTTCGTCACCGCGGTGGTGTTCACCGTGGCGGCGATCGCCAACAACAACCTGCAGGACCTCAAGACCGGCCAGCTGGTCGACGCCACGCCGTGGAAGCAGCAGGCGGCGCTGATCGTCGGCGTGATCGCCGGCGCGGCGGTGATCCCGCCGGTGCTGGACCTGGTGAACCAGGCCTACGGCTTCCTCGGCGCGCCGGGGGTGAACCCGGCCAACGCGCTGCCGGCGCCGCAGGCGGGGCTGATCTCCGCGCTGGCGCAGGGCGTGATCCAGGGCAACATCGACTGGAGCCTGATCTGGACGGGCGCGGGCATCGGCGCGGCGATCATCCTGATCGACGAGGTACTGGCCCGGGTCAGCCGCTTCCGCCTGCCGCCGCTGGCGGTGGGCCTGGGCATCTACCTGCCGACCGTCTCCACCCTGATGGTGGTGGTCGGTTCGGTGGTGGGCTGGGTCTACGACCGCCAGGCCGACAAGGGGCCGCGTGCCGAGCCGGTGAAGCAGCTCGGCGTGCTGCTGGCTTCGGGCCTGATCGTGGGCGAGAGCATCATCGGCGTGGTGATTGCCGCGATCAAGGCGTTCGCCGAAAAGCTCGGGCTCAACAAGGACGCCCCGCTGGCGCTGGTCGGTGGGGGCTTCGACGACTACGCCGTG
- a CDS encoding sensor domain-containing protein: MGSAMDLGSITPILSTVSDGVVLTDRERRVTYVNQSFIDLTGYASGDLVGRTCSVLQGPQTNPDTVRAMRAALDAGESFCGEILNYTKAGETFWNELTITPVFEQGVLSGFLGITRDSSARKQALEVQASRERLYRFLFEHVQAGIVLHKADTEIIYANQTALQLLGMSYDVLLGAFYTDERFDFIREDGSPMPPEEFPVARALACRAAVGNYVLGLRRCSDHRLVWVMCNAIPNLDGNGEPTEVVVSFTEVTGLKQAEQALKQSEERLSLMLRGANDAAWDWDLAADELYYSPRWWHMLGLEPGALPVDSQMWKRRMHPDDVDRVLAAFEEFLGGDTESYQLEFSLQHRDGHYVPVLSRGFILRDADGRPTRVSGTNTDLTERRRTEQQIHRLAYFDMLTGLPNRRQLMERLGRILARPAPERQLGAMLFVDVDNFKLLNDTMGHEVGDLLLKQVTRRLHACVRGQDVLGRLGGDEFVALLDDLGRDPGTALQRAEGVAHKIRDVLALPYTLGGIDYRCTVSVGIALFEQGERGAENTLKHADLAMYHAKSAGKNTLRVYDHAMQVAMQERLALEHDLRNDLQARRLHLHFQPQVDSEGRTVSAEVLLRWNHPVRGDVPPARFIPLAEATGLILPLGEWVLETACRQLAAWANHPPTAGLSLSVNASVRQFHDPGFVQGVIDVLERTGADPSRLVLEVTESLFAENMEQMIERMKRLRKRGVRFALDDFGTGYSSLSYLQRMPLDEIKIDRSFVQDTRHDEHGATITRMIISLAGNLGIKTVAEGVETIEQRDFLYRQGCRHYQGYLFGKAMPPEAFEAQLR; the protein is encoded by the coding sequence ATGGGCAGTGCGATGGATCTCGGGAGCATCACACCGATACTTTCGACGGTCTCGGACGGCGTCGTCCTGACCGACCGCGAACGCCGCGTCACCTACGTCAACCAGTCATTCATCGACCTCACCGGCTACGCCAGCGGCGACCTGGTGGGCCGCACCTGCAGCGTGCTGCAGGGTCCACAGACCAACCCCGACACCGTGCGCGCGATGCGCGCCGCGTTGGATGCCGGCGAATCGTTCTGCGGTGAGATCCTCAACTACACCAAGGCCGGCGAGACGTTCTGGAACGAGCTGACGATCACCCCCGTGTTCGAGCAGGGGGTGCTGTCGGGCTTCCTCGGCATCACCCGCGACAGCTCGGCGCGCAAGCAGGCGCTGGAAGTCCAGGCGTCGCGCGAGCGGCTCTACCGGTTCCTGTTCGAGCACGTGCAGGCGGGCATCGTGCTGCACAAGGCAGACACCGAGATCATCTACGCCAACCAGACCGCGCTGCAGCTGCTGGGCATGAGCTACGACGTGCTGCTGGGCGCGTTCTACACCGACGAGCGATTCGATTTCATCCGCGAGGACGGCTCGCCGATGCCCCCGGAGGAGTTTCCCGTGGCGCGGGCGCTGGCGTGCCGGGCGGCGGTGGGCAACTACGTTCTCGGCCTGCGCCGCTGCAGCGACCACCGGCTTGTCTGGGTCATGTGCAATGCCATCCCCAACCTCGACGGGAACGGCGAACCCACCGAGGTGGTGGTGAGCTTCACCGAAGTCACCGGACTGAAGCAGGCCGAGCAGGCGCTGAAGCAGTCCGAGGAGCGCCTCAGCCTGATGCTGCGCGGCGCCAACGACGCCGCATGGGACTGGGACCTGGCCGCCGACGAGCTGTACTACTCGCCGCGCTGGTGGCACATGCTCGGCCTCGAACCCGGCGCGCTGCCGGTGGACTCGCAGATGTGGAAGCGGCGCATGCACCCGGACGACGTGGATCGCGTGCTGGCCGCGTTCGAGGAGTTCCTGGGCGGCGACACCGAGAGCTACCAGCTGGAGTTCAGCCTGCAGCATCGCGATGGGCACTACGTGCCGGTGCTCTCACGCGGTTTCATCCTGCGCGATGCCGACGGCCGCCCCACCCGCGTCTCGGGCACCAACACCGATCTCACCGAGCGCAGGCGCACCGAGCAGCAGATCCATCGCCTGGCGTATTTCGACATGCTCACCGGCCTGCCGAACCGCCGCCAGCTGATGGAGCGCCTCGGCCGGATCCTGGCGCGGCCGGCGCCGGAGCGGCAGCTCGGCGCGATGCTGTTCGTCGACGTGGACAACTTCAAGCTGCTCAACGACACCATGGGCCACGAGGTCGGTGACCTCTTGCTCAAGCAGGTGACCCGCCGGCTGCACGCGTGCGTGCGGGGACAGGACGTGCTGGGCCGGCTCGGCGGCGACGAGTTCGTGGCCCTGCTCGACGACCTCGGTCGCGACCCCGGCACCGCGCTGCAACGGGCCGAGGGTGTGGCGCACAAGATCCGCGACGTGCTCGCCCTGCCCTACACGCTGGGAGGCATCGACTACCGCTGCACGGTCAGCGTGGGCATCGCCCTGTTCGAGCAGGGCGAGCGCGGCGCGGAGAACACCCTCAAGCACGCCGACCTGGCGATGTACCACGCCAAGTCGGCCGGCAAGAACACGCTGCGCGTATACGACCACGCCATGCAGGTGGCGATGCAGGAGCGGCTGGCGCTGGAGCACGACCTGCGCAACGACCTGCAGGCGCGCCGGCTGCATCTGCACTTCCAGCCGCAGGTGGACAGCGAGGGCCGCACGGTGAGTGCTGAGGTGCTGCTGCGCTGGAACCACCCGGTGCGCGGCGACGTGCCACCCGCGCGGTTCATTCCGCTGGCCGAAGCGACCGGACTGATCCTGCCGCTGGGCGAGTGGGTGCTGGAAACGGCCTGCCGCCAGCTCGCCGCCTGGGCGAACCATCCACCTACCGCCGGGTTGAGCCTGTCGGTGAATGCCAGCGTGCGGCAGTTCCACGACCCGGGCTTCGTGCAGGGCGTGATCGACGTCCTCGAACGCACCGGCGCCGACCCGTCGCGGCTGGTGCTCGAGGTCACCGAAAGTCTGTTTGCCGAGAACATGGAGCAGATGATCGAGCGGATGAAACGCCTGCGGAAACGCGGTGTGCGCTTCGCACTGGACGACTTCGGCACCGGCTACTCCTCGCTCAGCTACCTGCAGCGGATGCCGCTGGACGAGATCAAGATCGACCGCTCCTTCGTGCAGGACACCCGCCACGACGAGCACGGCGCGACGATTACCCGGATGATCATCTCGCTGGCCGGCAACCTGGGGATCAAGACCGTCGCCGAAGGCGTGGAAACCATCGAGCAGCGCGACTTCCTGTACCGCCAGGGCTGCCGCCACTACCAGGGCTACCTGTTCGGCAAGGCCATGCCGCCGGAGGCCTTCGAGGCCCAGCTGCGCTGA
- a CDS encoding CocE/NonD family hydrolase — protein sequence MSRKALAASVRAGLLPVLATALLVVSAGAAARQDAAPQYPSYPSETPAKFTPVNADADFERREVMIPMRDGVKLHTVILIPKNLNGDHAKKAGILLTRTPYDADGMTTLAQSGHMESNLEGYDNAADVIVEDGYIRVVQDVRGKYHSEGDYVMNRPPHGPINPTPVDDATDTYDTIDWLVKHVPESNGKVGTLGISYDGFEPLMALIHPHPALKVSVPMNPMVDGWMGDDWFHHGAFREQNLPYIYEQTASRGNSYKWWSNVHDDYDLYLRAGSAGELAREHGMEKLPFWQKVLAHPAYDSFWQDQAVDKLLAKEPLKVPVMLVHSLWDQEDIYGAIAVYKAIKPKDTSGTMVKLVMGPWHHGQEIGDGSSLGAIKFGSDTGRYFREHMLRPYLAQYLKNDAPKADVAPVTAFQTGSNRWENLRHWPAGCNSGCAVKPTPLYLGDGMKATFTKPADDGGDSYVSDPAHPVPFRARPIQPVAYGEHDTWAQWLVDDQREASGRTDVLTYTSDVLTAPVTIAGEPQVHLTASTTGTDSDWVVKLIDVYPDEVAAQPEMGGYQLAVAMDILRGRYRQGFDKPEPIKANTPLPYTFTLPTANHVFLPGHRIMVQVQSSWFPLYDRNPQTFVPNIMLARPTDYRKATQEVFHSSYVELPVVSGKGY from the coding sequence ATGTCGCGAAAAGCACTTGCCGCCTCCGTGCGCGCGGGCCTGCTGCCCGTGCTCGCCACCGCCCTGCTGGTCGTCTCGGCCGGCGCCGCTGCCCGGCAGGATGCCGCTCCGCAATACCCCAGCTACCCGAGCGAAACGCCGGCGAAGTTCACTCCGGTCAACGCCGACGCCGATTTCGAGCGCCGCGAGGTGATGATCCCGATGCGCGACGGCGTGAAGCTGCACACGGTGATCCTGATCCCGAAGAACCTCAACGGCGACCATGCCAAGAAGGCCGGCATCCTGCTGACCCGCACACCCTACGACGCCGACGGGATGACCACCCTGGCGCAGAGCGGCCACATGGAATCGAACCTCGAGGGCTATGACAACGCGGCCGACGTGATCGTCGAGGATGGCTACATCCGCGTGGTGCAGGACGTGCGCGGCAAGTACCACTCCGAGGGCGACTACGTGATGAATCGCCCGCCGCACGGGCCGATCAATCCGACTCCGGTCGACGACGCCACCGATACGTACGACACCATCGACTGGCTGGTGAAGCACGTGCCGGAGAGCAACGGCAAGGTCGGTACCCTGGGCATTTCCTACGACGGCTTCGAGCCGCTGATGGCGCTGATCCATCCGCACCCGGCGCTGAAGGTGTCGGTGCCGATGAACCCGATGGTCGACGGCTGGATGGGCGACGACTGGTTCCACCACGGTGCCTTCCGCGAGCAGAACCTGCCCTACATCTACGAGCAGACCGCCAGCCGCGGCAACAGCTACAAGTGGTGGTCGAACGTGCACGACGACTACGACCTGTACCTGCGCGCCGGCTCGGCCGGCGAGCTGGCGCGCGAGCACGGCATGGAGAAGTTGCCGTTCTGGCAGAAGGTGCTGGCCCACCCCGCCTACGACAGCTTCTGGCAGGACCAGGCGGTGGACAAGCTCCTCGCGAAGGAGCCGCTGAAGGTGCCGGTGATGCTGGTGCACAGCCTGTGGGACCAGGAGGACATCTACGGCGCCATCGCGGTCTACAAGGCGATCAAGCCGAAGGACACCAGCGGCACCATGGTCAAGCTGGTGATGGGGCCATGGCACCACGGCCAGGAGATCGGGGATGGCAGCTCGCTGGGCGCCATCAAGTTCGGCAGCGACACCGGCAGGTACTTCCGCGAGCACATGCTGCGCCCCTACCTGGCGCAGTACCTGAAGAACGATGCACCGAAGGCCGACGTGGCCCCGGTCACCGCCTTCCAGACCGGCAGCAACCGCTGGGAGAACCTCAGGCACTGGCCGGCCGGCTGCAACAGCGGCTGCGCGGTCAAGCCGACGCCGCTGTACCTGGGCGATGGCATGAAGGCCACATTCACCAAACCGGCCGACGACGGTGGCGACAGCTACGTCTCCGACCCGGCGCATCCGGTGCCGTTCCGCGCCCGGCCGATCCAGCCGGTCGCCTACGGCGAGCACGACACCTGGGCGCAGTGGCTGGTGGACGACCAGCGCGAGGCCTCAGGCCGCACCGACGTGCTGACCTACACCTCCGATGTACTCACGGCCCCGGTGACCATCGCCGGCGAGCCGCAGGTGCACCTGACCGCCTCGACCACCGGCACCGACAGCGACTGGGTGGTGAAGCTGATCGACGTGTACCCGGACGAGGTGGCGGCGCAGCCGGAGATGGGTGGCTACCAGCTGGCCGTGGCGATGGACATCCTGCGCGGCCGCTATCGCCAGGGCTTCGACAAGCCCGAGCCGATCAAGGCGAACACCCCGCTGCCGTACACCTTCACGCTGCCGACCGCCAACCACGTATTCCTGCCGGGCCACCGCATCATGGTGCAGGTGCAGTCCAGCTGGTTCCCACTGTACGACCGCAACCCGCAGACCTTCGTGCCGAACATCATGCTGGCCAGGCCGACGGACTACCGGAAGGCGACGCAGGAGGTGTTCCACTCCAGCTACGTGGAACTGCCGGTGGTCTCGGGCAAGGGCTACTGA
- a CDS encoding pseudouridine synthase: MSPIPPSTLHLPPGAWSTVLDCLCDHFAAIPRERWLDRIARGRVLDADGAPITAQTPYRVGLPVRYFREVADEPAIPGDVRVLHVDPHLVVADKPPGLPVTPVGAYVTQTLLARLVALTGNPDLVPLHRLDRLTSGLVLFSARPDNRDAYLRLFRERRIGKLYEALAPPLPELDFPLVRRSRIERGEPFFRMHEVSGEPNSETRIEVIEHGAAVWRYRLRPVTGRKHQLRLHMAALGAPIANDPLYPQLAAPAPDDPARPLQLLARALDFVDPLTGEPRHFESSRVLR, from the coding sequence GTGTCTCCGATTCCCCCCAGCACGCTGCATCTGCCGCCCGGCGCCTGGTCCACGGTGCTGGATTGCCTGTGCGATCACTTCGCCGCGATCCCGCGCGAGCGCTGGCTCGATCGCATTGCCCGCGGCCGCGTGCTCGACGCCGACGGCGCGCCGATCACCGCGCAGACGCCGTACCGGGTGGGGTTGCCGGTGCGCTATTTCCGCGAGGTGGCCGACGAGCCGGCCATTCCCGGCGACGTGCGCGTGCTTCATGTGGACCCGCATCTGGTGGTGGCTGACAAGCCGCCGGGCCTGCCGGTGACGCCGGTCGGCGCCTACGTGACGCAGACCCTGCTGGCCCGTCTGGTGGCGCTGACCGGCAATCCCGACCTGGTGCCGCTGCACCGGCTCGACCGGCTGACCTCGGGCCTGGTGCTGTTCTCCGCGCGGCCGGACAACCGCGACGCCTACCTGCGGCTGTTCCGCGAGCGGCGCATCGGCAAGCTCTACGAAGCGCTGGCGCCACCACTTCCGGAGCTGGATTTTCCCCTCGTGCGACGCTCGCGCATCGAGCGTGGCGAGCCGTTCTTTCGCATGCACGAGGTGTCGGGCGAGCCGAACAGCGAGACGCGCATCGAGGTGATCGAGCATGGCGCGGCGGTGTGGCGTTACCGGCTTCGCCCGGTCACCGGTCGCAAGCACCAGTTGCGCCTGCACATGGCCGCGCTCGGTGCGCCGATCGCGAACGATCCGTTGTACCCGCAGCTTGCCGCTCCGGCGCCGGATGATCCGGCGCGTCCGCTGCAATTGCTGGCCCGCGCCCTGGACTTCGTCGATCCGCTGACCGGCGAGCCGCGTCATTTCGAGAGCAGCCGGGTGCTGCGCTAG